The Zygosaccharomyces rouxii strain CBS732 chromosome G complete sequence genome contains a region encoding:
- the MOG1 gene encoding Ran GTPase-binding protein MOG1 (similar to uniprot|P47123 Saccharomyces cerevisiae YJR074W MOG1 Conserved nuclear protein that interacts with GTP-Gsp1p which is a Ran homolog of the Ras GTPase family and stimulates nucleotide release involved in nuclear protein import nucleotide release is inhibited by Yrb1p): protein MKPVSLYGGALRTVLPPGFIDASLLRPVPDTQEVYVNGRQEGEDYGDGLGLNESITVDLLERIEASNDEDALKEHVTEIFDLNGSTNCQMDQLHRINSSVYACIAHDVNLVLCVGLIRLPQYGTDVVITINVPGQAVRTGEELPKEVQATNKVLTTILNQFEVVDGSLFV from the coding sequence ATGAAACCGGTATCACTTTACGGCGGCGCCCTTCGTACTGTTCTGCCTCCAGGGTTTATCGATGCCAGTTTACTACGACCTGTTCCCGATACGCAGGAAGTATATGTAAATGGTCGccaagaaggtgaagattACGGAGACGGATTGGGATTAAATGAGAGTATTACTGTAGATCTACtggaaagaattgaagctagcaatgatgaagatgccTTAAAGGAACACGTGACtgaaatatttgatctCAATGGTTCCACCAACTGTCAAATGGATCAACTACATCGAATCAATTCGTCCGTATATGCATGTATAGCGCATGACGTTAATCTGGTACTTTGTGTAGGACTTATTAGACTTCCACAGTATGGAACAGACGTTGTAATCACGATAAACGTGCCTGGTCAAGCGGTGAGGACCGGAGAAGAACTACCCAAGGAAGTTCAGGCTACGAATAAGGTGCTGACGACcattttgaaccaattcgAAGTAGTTGACGGCTCTCTGTTTGTATAG
- the HOC1 gene encoding alpha-1,6-mannosyltransferase (similar to uniprot|P47124 Saccharomyces cerevisiae YJR075W HOC1 Alpha-1 6-mannosyltransferase involved in cell wall mannan biosynthesis subunit of a Golgi-localized complex that also contains Anp1p Mnn9p Mnn11p and Mnn10p identified as a suppressor of a cell lysis sensitive pkc1-371 allele) has translation MAKSREGVTLKRLLLFIIPSIACLVLLFRFFNNSKAADLQKLLQNLPKEISQSINLAASHQKSDADLIQSFENLANELKKKQEDQAREFERHRQELEKKLQELKLSPEHATLREKLAYNFRYDERKRFPAYIWQIGGVSGTEELKNLEEQERNWRDKNPGFVHEIVTDEMMNALVRHYFSSVPDVINAYNALPSKVLKVDFFKYLILLARGGVYADIDTDPLQPVPNWIPENMDPANIGLIVGVEHEAESPDWRSRYVRRLQLGTWIIQAKPGHPVIREVVANITETTLQRKNEGTLNINLRSDKNIMTWTGSGVWTDVIFSYLNDYLRSGNTDRITWGWFNQLKEPRQIADILAFPPFSFNAPKTINNDDVNKPLYLIHHQAKKSWKTVPKLEN, from the coding sequence ATGGCTAAGTCCAGGGAAGGTGTTACTCTTAAGAGGTTGCTGCTGTTTATTATCCCCAGTATTGCATGTCTCGTACTccttttcagatttttcaacaattcaaAGGCAGCTGATCTGCAGAAACTGCTACAGAATTTACCCAAGGAAATCTCACAATCTATCAACCTCGCAGCAAGCCATCAGAAGAGTGATGCTGATTTGATTCAATcgtttgaaaatttggCTAATgaactgaagaaaaaacaagaGGATCAAGCTCGTGAATTTGAAAGACATAGAcaagaattagagaaaAAACTGCAAGAGCTTAAACTATCACCAGAACATGCAACATTACGTGAAAAATTGGCCTACAATTTCAGATATGATGAAAGGAAAAGGTTCCCAGCCTACATCTGGCaaattggtggtgtttCAGGTactgaagaattgaaaaacttgGAGGAgcaagaaagaaattggagGGATAAAAATCCAGGTTTCGTTCATGAAATTGTCACTGATGAGATGATGAATGCACTTGTGCGTCACTATTTTTCCTCCGTGCCAGATGTTATTAATGCTTATAACGCATTGCCTTCAAAGGTTTTAAAGGtggatttcttcaaatatttgatcCTTTTAGCTCGTGGTGGTGTGTATGCAGATATAGACACCGATCCTTTACAACCTGTACCAAATTGGATTCCTGAAAATATGGACCCCGCTAATATCGGCTTAATTGTTGGTGTGGAACACGAGGCTGAAAGTCCAGATTGGAGGTCTCGTTACGTGAGAAGATTACAATTGGGTACATGGATCATTCAAGCTAAACCTGGTCATCCTGTGATTAGAGAGGTCGTTGCAAATATTACGGAAACAACTTTACAAAGGAAAAACGAAGGTACTTTGAACATTAATTTGAGAAGTGATAAGAATATCATGACATGGACAGGTTCAGGTGTATGGACGGATGTAATTTTCTCTTATTTGAACGATTATTTGAGAAGTGGTAACACAGACAGGATTACATGGGGATGGTTCAACCAGTTGAAAGAGCCAAGACAAATCGCTGACATCCTAGCATTCCCACCATTCTCATTTAACGCCCCCAAGACCATTAACAACGATGATGTGAACAAGCCATTATATCTAATTCATCACCAAGCcaagaaatcttggaaaacaGTACCTAAGCTAGAGAATTAA
- the CDC11 gene encoding septin CDC11 (highly similar to uniprot|P32458 Saccharomyces cerevisiae YJR076C CDC11 Component of the septin ring of the mother-bud neck that is required for cytokinesis septins recruit proteins to the neck and can act as a barrier to diffusion at the membrane and they comprise the 10nm filaments seen with EM): protein MASIIEASSTLRKRKHLKRGINFTVMVVGQSGTGRSTFINTLCGQQVVDVSTTVMLPTDTSTDIELQLREETVELEDDEGVKIQLNIIDTPGFGDSLDNTPSFELISDYIRHQYDEILLEESRVRRNPRFKDGRVHACLYLINPTGHGLKEIDVEVMRQLGPIVNVIPVISKSDSLTPEELKLNKRLIMDDIDKFQLPIYYFPFDEDDISDEDYRTNTYLRSLTPFSIIGSNDVDELPDGTVIRGRKYPWGTLDVEDASISDFVVLRNTLLISHLHELKDYTHEILYERYRTEALSGESVPHTRSSSRTNDVDSRRGAPSQSYGTQQQHANGSDHTLPPSNNESAPHRQESNSQDTYLAREEQIKLEEERLRAFEERVQQELIYKRKELLMREQELRDIEDRLEKEARMKQELDL, encoded by the coding sequence ATGGCAAGCATTATCGAGGCATCCTCAACTttgaggaaaagaaagcaCCTAAAAAGAGGTATTAATTTCACCGTTATGGTGGTGGGACAATCCGGTACTGGTAGATCCACATTCATCAATACGTTATGTGGACAACAAGTTGTTGACGTCTCTACAACCGTAATGCTACCAACTGATACCTCTACTGACATTgaattgcaattgagaGAGGAGACTGTCGAATTGGAAGACGATGAAGGCGTTAAGATACAGTTAAATATCATTGACACGCCAGGATTCGGAGATTCGCTTGATAATACTCCTTCATTTGAATTGATTTCTGACTATATCCGTCATCAATATGACGAAATTTTGTTAGAAGAATCAAGAGTGAGAAGAAATCCGCGTTTTAAAGATGGTAGAGTACACGCTTGTCTCTACTTGATCAATCCAACAGGACACGGactgaaagaaattgatgtAGAGGTTATGAGACAGTTGGGACCTATCGTCAATGTGATCCCTGTTATCAGCAAAAGCGATTCATTGACGCCAGAGGAATTGAAGTTGAACAAAAGGCTCATTATGGATGATATTGACAAATTCCAGTTACCTATATATTATTTCCCCTTTGACGAGGATGACATTTCTGATGAGGATTACCGTACAAACACTTATCTACGTTCATTGACACCATTTTCCATCATTGGATCCAATGATGTGGACGAGTTACCGGATGGGACAGTGATTAGAGGTAGAAAATACCCATGGGGTACACTGGACGTAGAAGATGCATCGATTTCTGATTTTGTCGTACTGAGAAATACGCTATTGATATCCCATCTACACGAATTAAAGGATTATACACATGAAATTCTTTATGAAAGGTACAGAACGGAGGCACTGTCAGGAGAATCTGTGCCTCATACCAGGTCTTCATCCAGAACAAATGATGTGGATTCGAGACGTGGTGCACCATCACAAAGTTACGGCacacaacaacaacacGCTAATGGCAGCGATCATACACTCCCTCCCAGTAATAATGAATCTGCCCCTCATCGTCAAGAATCTAACTCTCAAGATACATATTTGGCCCGTGAAGAACAAATAAAATTAGAAGAGGAAAGGTTAAGAgcctttgaagaaagagtGCAGCAGGAActgatttacaaaaggaaagaattgttaatgagagaacaagaattaagAGATATCGAGGACAGGCTCGAGAAAGAGGCGCGCATGAAGCAAGAGCTAGATCTCTAG
- the TRP3 gene encoding bifunctional anthranilate synthase/indole-3-glycerol-phosphate synthase (highly similar to uniprot|P00937 Saccharomyces cerevisiae YKL211C TRP3 anthranilate synthase Component II and indole-3-phosphate (multifunctional enzyme)), whose product MTNIITSMKTHQYSSILEIIPLIPPSKALHINMAARKVILIDNYDSFTWNVYQYLCEGGADVEVYRNDKITVDGIIALNPDMLVISPGPGHPKTDSGISRDCIRKFAGKIPIFGICMGEQCMFDVFGGQVEYAGEIVHGKTSLVNHDNKGLFKNIPQGVAVTRYHSLAGSAVTVPEELEVSATLENGIIMGVRHKKYTIEGVQFHPESILTEEGHLMIENMLNVYGGTWEENEKKDTRGQSGSILDRIYAQRREDVDAQSHIAGFTTKDLETNFQLGLAPTVQDFYQRLKNSPGRAAVLAEVKRASPSKGDICPDANSAQQALRYAKAGAATISVLTEPHWFKGSLQDMINVRKALDVEFSSNPKGRPCVLRKEFVFCKYQILEARLAGADTVLLIVKMLSQDELVELYQYATKEMGFEPLVEVNTKQEMERALQIGAKIIGVNNRDLHSFTVDLDTTSNLVDSVPKDVLLIALSGITTAQDAEKYKSEGVHGFLVGEALMRSSDPSTFIRQLTA is encoded by the coding sequence ATGACCAATATTATAACCAGTATGAAGACTCATCAATACTCATCAATACTCGAGATTATTCCACTTATACCTCCATCCAAGGCTCTTCATATCAATATGGCAGCTCGTAAAGTGATTTTAATCGATAACTACGATTCATTTACCTGGAACGTTTACCAATACCTTTGTGAAGGAGGTGCCGATGTCGAAGTGTACCgtaatgataaaattacTGTTGATGGTATTATTGCCTTAAACCCTGATATGTTGGTGATATCACCTGGTCCTGGTCACCCAAAAACAGATTCAGGTATCTCTAGAGACTGCATAAGAAAATTTGCTGGTAAGATCCCCATCTTTGGTATATGCATGGGGGAACAATGTATGTTTGACGTATTCGGTGGTCAAGTGGAATACGctggtgaaattgttcaCGGTAAGACTTCTCTAGTGAACCACGATAATAAaggtcttttcaaaaatattccTCAAGGTGTGGCGGTTACCAGATACCATTCTTTGGCCGGTAGTGCAGTTACAGTCCCAGAGGAACTGGAAGTATCCGCCACATTAGAAAATGGGATTATTATGGGTGTAAGACATAAGAAGTATACGATAGAGGGAGTCCAATTCCACCCGGAATCGATTCTTACCGAAGAAGGACACCTAATGATTGAAAACATGCTAAATGTGTATGGTGGTACTTGGGAAGAAAATGAGAAGAAGGACACCAGGGGGCAAAGTGGATCCATTCTTGATCGGATTTATGCCCAGCGTCGTGAGGATGTAGACGCTCAGAGTCATATCGCAGGTTTTACaacaaaagatttggagACAAATTTCCAGTTAGGATTGGCGCCCACTGTACAAGATTTCTaccaaagattgaaaaatagtCCTGGTAGGGCCGCTGTTCTGGCTGAAGTGAAACGTGCGTCGCCTTCCAAGGGTGATATCTGTCCCGATGCTAATTCTGCTCAACAAGCATTGAGATACGCTAAAGCCGGTGCAGCCACCATATCGGTACTCACAGAACCACACTGGTTCAAAGGTAGTTTGCAGGATATGATCAATGTCAGAAAGGCTTTAGACGTGGAATTTAGCTCGAATCCCAAAGGGAGACCATGTGTTCTACGCAAAGAGTTCGTGTTCTGCAAATACCAAATTTTAGAGGCAAGATTGGCTGGTGCGGATACCGTTCTTTTGATTGTTAAGATGCTTTCACAGGATGAACTGGTGGAATTATATCAATACGCCACAAAGGAAATGGGGTTTGAACCATTGGTGGAAGTTAACACAAAACAAGAGATGGAACGTGCTCTTCAGATTGGCGCCAAGATCATTGGTGTTAACAATAGAGATTTACATTCTTTCACGGTTGACTTGGATACAACTAGTAATTTGGTGGATTCTGTACCAAAGGACGTTTTATTAATTGCACTTTCTGGTATTACTACAGCCCAGGATGCCGAGAAGTATAAAAGTGAGGGGGTTCACGGATTCTTAGTCGGTGAAGCTCTGATGAGAAGCTCTGACCCAAGCACTTTCATCCGCCAATTAACAGCATAA
- the SAC1 gene encoding phosphatidylinositol-3-phosphatase SAC1 (similar to uniprot|P32368 Saccharomyces cerevisiae YKL212W SAC1 Lipid phosphoinositide phosphatase of the ER and Golgi involved in protein trafficking and secretion): protein MGGPLLFAKTSEGLLFRSTTPSKKDAVIHLSDQEQAVRVEGLEEFPVEGNITKIPALLGFIRLKLNKYAVIASKVEEAGRINDHLIHKVVEHLIVPAKEKARIDSDESEYLRLLKLQLNKATLYFSYTYDLTNSFQRNASITKPSWKTTDSRFFWNHYLTQELQELSAKDAAAGEFIQPVIYGYVKLVDYIFRSTPISVGLISRRSRFRAGTRYFRRGIDEQGNVSNFNETEQVLVVQTNTASVSHLFSFLQTRGSVPVYWAEINDLKYKPQLVLKEGSSLDAAEKHFAEQKALYGENYLVNLVNQSGHELPVKDAYESTVNALDDPKIHYVYFDFHHECSGMKWHRVKLLIDHLSNMGLKNSDFFHAIISSEGTIKRVVNEQKSAVRTNCMDCLDRTNVVQSVLAHWVLQKELETAGVIPDDEPWENSSSLLLAFQSLWADNADAVSCSYSGTGALKTDFTRTGKRTKMGALNDFINSATRYYKNNLSDGPRQDSYDLFLGNFRPYMASLKSPFADSRPFSVQVIPLVLYAALTVLGATVVFPKGEFTSKKNMAFFLGASVIFAFAFFNLVTDGIQYVNWPKLVDVGFLVTQHSRNKDKSHEGVKYIKNPRFMKPGASKKD, encoded by the coding sequence ATGGGTGGACCGCTTTTATTTGCCAAGACTTCTGAAGGGCTTTTGTTTAGGTCTACTACCCCTTCTAAGAAGGATGCTGTTATACACTTGTCAGACCAGGAACAAGCTGTCAGAGTAGAAGGTTTGGAGGAATTTCCAGTCGAGGGTAATATCACCAAGATTCCTGCATTACTTGGTTTTATCAGATTAAAGTTAAACAAATATGCGGTTATTGCATCGAAAGTGGAAGAGGCTGGTAGGATCAATGATCATTTGATTCATAAAGTAGTCGAGCATTTGATTGTTCCCGCTAAGGAGAAAGCAAGAAttgattctgatgaatcaGAATATTTGAGACTCCTAAAATTGCAGCTTAACAAGGCTACTCTTTATTTTTCCTATACTTATGACTTGACAAATTCGTTCCAGAGGAATGCATCTATTACCAAACCATCGTGGAAGACTACTGATAGTAGATTCTTTTGGAATCATTATTTGACCCAAGAATTGCAAGAATTGTCAGCTAAagatgctgctgctggaGAATTCATTCAACCTGTAATTTACGGTTATGTCAAATTAGTGGATTATATCTTTAGATCGACTCCAATTTCAGTTGGGTTGATCTCCAGACGTAGCAGATTTAGAGCTGGTACCAGATATTTCAGACGTGGTATTGATGAGCAAGGTAACGTGAGCAATTTCAACGAAACTGAGCAGGTGCTTGTCGTCCAGACAAACACTGCATCCGTTTCCCACTTGTTTTCGTTCCTGCAGACCAGAGGTTCTGTTCCTGTTTATTGGGCTGAAATTAACGATTTGAAATACAAACCACAGTTAGTGCTTAAGGAAGGTTCATCACTAGATGCTGCTGAAAAACACTTCGCTGAACAAAAGGCATTGTATGGTGAAAACTATCTAGTCAATTTGGTTAACCAATCAGGTCACGAACTGCCTGTCAAAGATGCCTATGAATCCACTGTAAACGCACTTGATGACCCCAAGATCCACTATGTATACTTTGATTTCCACCATGAATGCAGCGGTATGAAATGGCACAGAGTCAAACTACTAATTGATCACCTATCCAATATGGGCCTGAAAAATAGCGATTTCTTCCATGCTATCATTTCATCTGAAGGTACCATAAAGAGGGTTGTTAATGAACAGAAATCAGCCGTGAGAACCAACTGTATGGATTGTTTGGATAGAACCAATGTGGTTCAATCTGTGCTCGCTCATTGGGTCTTacaaaaagaattggagaCGGCAGGTGTCATCcctgatgatgaaccaTGGGAAAACAGTTCTTCACTCTTGTTGGCATTCCAAAGTCTTTGGGCTGATAATGCAGATGCCGTCAGTTGTTCTTACTCTGGTACTGGTGCCCTAAAGACTGATTTCACCAGAACCGGTAAACGTACCAAAATGGGGGCACTTAAcgattttatcaattctgCCACTCGTTATTACAAAAACAATTTGTCAGATGGTCCTAGACAGGATTCTTATGACTTGTTCCTGGGCAACTTTAGACCCTACATGgcatctttgaaatctcCATTCGCTGACAGTAGACCATTTAGTGTCCAAGTGATTCCATTGGTGCTCTATGCTGCCTTGACCGTCTTGGGAGCAACCGTGGTTTTCCCAAAGGGTGAATTCACCagcaaaaaaaatatggcGTTCTTCCTAGGTGCCTCTGTAATATTTGCATTTGCCTTTTTCAACCTGGTGACTGATGGTATCCAATATGTGAACTGGCCTAAGTTGGTTGACGTTGGGTTCTTAGTGACCCAACACTCCCGTAATAAGGATAAAAGTCACGAAGGTGTTAAATACATTAAAAACCCAAGGTTTATGAAACCTGGCGCTTCCAAGAAGGACTAG